The following coding sequences lie in one Mus musculus strain C57BL/6J chromosome 11, GRCm38.p6 C57BL/6J genomic window:
- the Cdc6 gene encoding cell division control protein 6 homolog isoform a (isoform a is encoded by transcript variant 1) — MSAGKELKYYRNKWRQTSGIIQVCVAIMPQTRSQTQATIGFPKKKLSNTLKKPNSRDCEVKLRNVQPVPTTPCVDVKLLPLSPRKRLGDDNLCNTPRLSPCSPPKLGKKENGPPRSHTWKGCRLVFDDEPTFKASPPKEQDRVRQHQIRSSSAQRSPESKADPEQKCPPEKESVCIRLFKQEGTCYQQAKLVLNTAVPDRLPAREQEMGVIRNFLKEHICGKKAGSLYLSGAPGTGKTACLSRILQDFKKEVKGFKSILLNCMSLRSAQAVFPAIAQEIGREELCRPAGKDLMRKLEKHLTAEKGPMIVLVLDEMDQLDSKGQDVLYTLFEWPWLSNSRLVLIGIANTLDLTDRILPRLEARENCKPQLLNFPPYTRNQIAAILQDRLSQVSKDQVLDSAAIQFCARKVSAVSGDIRKALDVCRRAIEIVESDVRSQTVLKPLSECKSPSESPVPKRVGLAHISQVISEVDGNRVTLSQENTQDSLPLQQKILVCSLLLLTRRLKIKEVTLGKLYEAYSSICRKQQVTAVDQSECLSLSGLLESRGLVGLKKNKESRLTKVSLKIEEKEIEHVLNGKAFTGNILAAGLP, encoded by the exons ATGTCTGCAGGGAAGGAGCTAAAGTATTATAGAAATAAATGGAGACAGACTTCTGGCATCATACAAGT TTGTGTGGCCATCATGCCTCAAACCAGATCCCAGACACAAGCTACCATCGGTTTTCCGAAAAAGAAGCTATCTAATACCCTGAAGAAACCCAATTCCCGGGATTGTGAAGTAAAACTTAGAAACGTCCAGCCTGTACCCACCACTCCGTGTGTGGACGTAAAACTTCTGCCTCTCAGTCCCCGAAAACGTCTGG GCGATGACAACCTGTGCAACACTCCCCGGTTATCTCCCTGTTCTCCACCAAAGCTGGGCAAGAAAGAAAACGGACCCCCTCGCTCACATACGTGGAAGGGGTGCAGATTAGTATTCGATGATGAGCCGACATTTAAGGCTTCCCCCCCAAAAGAACAAGACAGAGTTCGCCAACACCAGATACGTTCCTCCTCCGCTCAAAGAAGTCCAGAGAGCAAAGCAGATCCTGAGCAGAAATGTCCGCCGGAGAAGGAGTCTGTGTGTATAAGACTGTTCAAGCAAGAAG GCACTTGCTATCAGCAAGCCAAGCTCGTCCTGAATACAGCTGTCCCGGATCGGCTGCCTGCCAGAGAGCAGGAGATGGGTGTCATCAGGAATTTTCTGAAGGAGCACATCTGTGGGAAGAAAGCTGGCAGTCTCTACCTTTCTGGCGCTCCTGGGACTGGAAAAACTGCCTGTTTAAGCCGGATTCTGCAAGACTTCAAG AAGGAAGTAAAAGGCTTTAAATCCATCCTGCTGAATTGCATGTCCCTGAGGAGTGCCCAGGCTGTGTTCCCAGCTATTGCTCAGGAGATTGGTCGGGAGGAGCTGTGCAGACCAGCTGGGAAGGACTTGATGAGAAAACTGGAAAAGCACTTGACAGCAGAGAAAGGCCCCATGAT CGTGTTGGTGTTGGACGAGATGGATCAGCTGGACAGCAAAGGGCAGGATGTATTATACACACTGTTTGAGTGGCCGTGGCTAAGCAACTCCCGATTGGTGCTCATTG GTATTGCTAATACCCTAGATCTCACGGACAGAATTCTGCCGAGACTTGAAGCTAGAGAAAACTGTAAGCCGCAGTTATTGAACTTCCCACCTTATACCAGGAATCAGATAGCTGCCATCTTGCAGGATCGACTTAGTCAG GTGTCAAAAGACCAGGTTCTGGACAGTGCTGCGATCCAGTTCTGTGCCCGCAAAGTGTCTGCTGTTTCAGGAGACATCCGTAAAGCGCTGGATGTTTGCAG gcgAGCTATAGAAATTGTGGAGTCGGATGTCAGGAGCCAGACAGTCCTCAAACCACTCTCCGAAT GTAAATCACCCAGCGAGTCGCCGGTCCCCAAGCGCGTTGGTCTTGCTCACATATCCCAAGTCATTTCGGAAGTTGATGGGAACAGGGTGACTTTGAGCCAAGAAAACACACAGGATTCCCTTCCTCTCCAGCAGAAGATCCTGGTTTGCTCTTTGCTGCTTTTGACCCGGCGGCTGAAAATCAAAGAGGTCACCCTGGGGAAG TTATATGAAGCCTACAGTAGCATCTGTCGCAAACAGCAGGTGACGGCCGTAGACCAGTCTGAGTGTTTGTCCCTTTCAGGACTCCTGGAGTCCAGGGGCCTTGTgggattaaagaaaaataaggagaGCCGCCTCACCAAG GTGTCTCTGAAGattgaagaaaaggaaatagagcATGTCCTGAACGGCAAAGCTTTCACCGGGAACATCCTCGCTGCTGGTCTGCCCTGA
- the Wipf2 gene encoding WAS/WASL-interacting protein family member 2 produces the protein MPIPPPPPPPPGPPPPPTFNQANTEQPKLSRDEQRNRGALLQDICKGTKLKKVTNVNDRSAPVIEKPRGSSGGYGPGAAALQPKGGLFQGGVPKLRPVGAKDASEAPAGKPALQVPSSRAAAPRPPGSAASGRPHDDTDSNRASLPELPRMQRPSLPDLSRPNTASGTGMKHSSSAPPPPPPGRRANAPPTPLPLHSNKAQAYNREKPLPPTPGQRLHPGREGHPAPPPVKPPPSPVNIRTGPSGQSLAPPPPPYRQPPGVPNGPSSPTNESAPELPQRHNSLHRKTPGPVRGLAPPPPTSATPSLLSNRPPPPAREPPSRGAAPPPPPPMIRNGARDAPPPPPPYRMHGSEPPSRGKPPPPPSRTPAGPPPPPPPPLRNGHRDSITTVRSFLDDFESKYSFHPVEDFPAPEEYKHLQRVYPSKTNRAARGAPPLPPILR, from the exons ATGccaattcctcctccccctccgcCCCCGCCtggtcctcccccacctcccacattTAATCAG gcaAACACAGAACAGCCCAAACTCAGTAGAGATGAGCAGCGGAATCGAGGCGCCCTCTTACAAGACATTTGCAAAGGGACCAAACTAAAGAAGGTGACCAACGTTAATGATCGGAGTGCTCCTGTCATCGAGA AGCCCAGAGGGAGCAGTGGTGGCTACGGCCCCGGAGCTGCTGCTCTGCAGCCCAAAGGAGGTCTCTTTCAAGGAGGAGTGCCGAAGCTCCGACCTGTGGGAGCCAAGGATGCTTCAG AGGCTCCAGCTGGTAAGCCGGCCCTGCAAGTCCCCAGCTCTCGAGCTGCTGCTCCAAGGCCTCCGGGGTCTGCAGCCAGTGGGCGTCCTCACGATGATACAGACAGCAACCGAGCCTCCCTCCCAGAACTGCCCCGGATGCAGAGACCCTCCTTACCGGACCTCTCTAGGCCCAACACCGCCAGTGGCACAGGCATGAAGCACAGCTCCTCTGCACCTCCCCCACCACCTCCAGGGCGGCGTGCCAACGCGCCCCccacccctctgcctctgcacagCAACAAAGCCCAAGCCTACAACAGGGAGAAACCATTGCCTCCAACACCTGGACAGAGGCTGCACCCTGGACGAGAAGGACATCCTGCTCCACCCCCTGTAAAGCCACCTCCTTCCCCTGTGAACATCAGAACAGGACCCAGTGGCCAGTCTCTGGCTCCTCCCCCACCGCCTTACCGCCAGCCTcctggggtccccaatggacCCTCAAGCCCCACCAATGAGTCAGCCCCTGAGCTGCCACAGAGACACAATTCTTTGCATAGGAAAACGCCAGGGCCCGTCAGAGGCCTTGCACCTCCTCCACCCACCTCAGCCACCCCCTCCTTGTTGAGTAACAGGCCACCTCCCCCAGCCCGAGAGCCTCCTAGCAGGGGAGCAG ctcccccgcccccaccgccCATGATCCGAAATGGTGCCAGGGatgctccccctcctcccccaccttaCCGGATGCATGGGTCAGAGCCACCAAGCAGAGGAaagcccccacctccaccctccaGGACACCAGCTGggccgccccctcccccaccacccccctTGCGGAATGGCCATAGAGACTCCATCACCACTGTCCGCTCCTTCTTGG ATGACTTTGAATCCAAGTACTCCTTCCATCCAGTGGAGGACTTCCCTGCTCCAGAAGAATATAAACATCTTCAAAGAGTATACCCCAGCAAAACAAACCGAG CTGCCCGTGGAGCCCCACCTCTCCCACCCATTCTCAGGTGA
- the Cdc6 gene encoding cell division control protein 6 homolog isoform c (isoform c is encoded by transcript variant 3) codes for MPQTRSQTQATIGFPKKKLSNTLKKPNSRDCEVKLRNVQPVPTTPCVDVKLLPLSPRKRLGDDNLCNTPRLSPCSPPKLGKKENGPPRSHTWKGCRLVFDDEPTFKASPPKEQDRVRQHQIRSSSAQRSPESKADPEQKCPPEKESVCIRLFKQEGTCYQQAKLVLNTAVPDRLPAREQEMGVIRNFLKEHICGKKAGSLYLSGAPGTGKTACLSRILQDFKEVKGFKSILLNCMSLRSAQAVFPAIAQEIGREELCRPAGKDLMRKLEKHLTAEKGPMIVLVLDEMDQLDSKGQDVLYTLFEWPWLSNSRLVLIGIANTLDLTDRILPRLEARENCKPQLLNFPPYTRNQIAAILQDRLSQVSKDQVLDSAAIQFCARKVSAVSGDIRKALDVCRRAIEIVESDVRSQTVLKPLSECKSPSESPVPKRVGLAHISQVISEVDGNRVTLSQENTQDSLPLQQKILVCSLLLLTRRLKIKEVTLGKLYEAYSSICRKQQVTAVDQSECLSLSGLLESRGLVGLKKNKESRLTKVSLKIEEKEIEHVLNGKAFTGNILAAGLP; via the exons ATGCCTCAAACCAGATCCCAGACACAAGCTACCATCGGTTTTCCGAAAAAGAAGCTATCTAATACCCTGAAGAAACCCAATTCCCGGGATTGTGAAGTAAAACTTAGAAACGTCCAGCCTGTACCCACCACTCCGTGTGTGGACGTAAAACTTCTGCCTCTCAGTCCCCGAAAACGTCTGG GCGATGACAACCTGTGCAACACTCCCCGGTTATCTCCCTGTTCTCCACCAAAGCTGGGCAAGAAAGAAAACGGACCCCCTCGCTCACATACGTGGAAGGGGTGCAGATTAGTATTCGATGATGAGCCGACATTTAAGGCTTCCCCCCCAAAAGAACAAGACAGAGTTCGCCAACACCAGATACGTTCCTCCTCCGCTCAAAGAAGTCCAGAGAGCAAAGCAGATCCTGAGCAGAAATGTCCGCCGGAGAAGGAGTCTGTGTGTATAAGACTGTTCAAGCAAGAAG GCACTTGCTATCAGCAAGCCAAGCTCGTCCTGAATACAGCTGTCCCGGATCGGCTGCCTGCCAGAGAGCAGGAGATGGGTGTCATCAGGAATTTTCTGAAGGAGCACATCTGTGGGAAGAAAGCTGGCAGTCTCTACCTTTCTGGCGCTCCTGGGACTGGAAAAACTGCCTGTTTAAGCCGGATTCTGCAAGACTTCAAG GAAGTAAAAGGCTTTAAATCCATCCTGCTGAATTGCATGTCCCTGAGGAGTGCCCAGGCTGTGTTCCCAGCTATTGCTCAGGAGATTGGTCGGGAGGAGCTGTGCAGACCAGCTGGGAAGGACTTGATGAGAAAACTGGAAAAGCACTTGACAGCAGAGAAAGGCCCCATGAT CGTGTTGGTGTTGGACGAGATGGATCAGCTGGACAGCAAAGGGCAGGATGTATTATACACACTGTTTGAGTGGCCGTGGCTAAGCAACTCCCGATTGGTGCTCATTG GTATTGCTAATACCCTAGATCTCACGGACAGAATTCTGCCGAGACTTGAAGCTAGAGAAAACTGTAAGCCGCAGTTATTGAACTTCCCACCTTATACCAGGAATCAGATAGCTGCCATCTTGCAGGATCGACTTAGTCAG GTGTCAAAAGACCAGGTTCTGGACAGTGCTGCGATCCAGTTCTGTGCCCGCAAAGTGTCTGCTGTTTCAGGAGACATCCGTAAAGCGCTGGATGTTTGCAG gcgAGCTATAGAAATTGTGGAGTCGGATGTCAGGAGCCAGACAGTCCTCAAACCACTCTCCGAAT GTAAATCACCCAGCGAGTCGCCGGTCCCCAAGCGCGTTGGTCTTGCTCACATATCCCAAGTCATTTCGGAAGTTGATGGGAACAGGGTGACTTTGAGCCAAGAAAACACACAGGATTCCCTTCCTCTCCAGCAGAAGATCCTGGTTTGCTCTTTGCTGCTTTTGACCCGGCGGCTGAAAATCAAAGAGGTCACCCTGGGGAAG TTATATGAAGCCTACAGTAGCATCTGTCGCAAACAGCAGGTGACGGCCGTAGACCAGTCTGAGTGTTTGTCCCTTTCAGGACTCCTGGAGTCCAGGGGCCTTGTgggattaaagaaaaataaggagaGCCGCCTCACCAAG GTGTCTCTGAAGattgaagaaaaggaaatagagcATGTCCTGAACGGCAAAGCTTTCACCGGGAACATCCTCGCTGCTGGTCTGCCCTGA
- the Cdc6 gene encoding cell division control protein 6 homolog isoform b (isoform b is encoded by transcript variant 2) yields MPQTRSQTQATIGFPKKKLSNTLKKPNSRDCEVKLRNVQPVPTTPCVDVKLLPLSPRKRLGDDNLCNTPRLSPCSPPKLGKKENGPPRSHTWKGCRLVFDDEPTFKASPPKEQDRVRQHQIRSSSAQRSPESKADPEQKCPPEKESVCIRLFKQEGTCYQQAKLVLNTAVPDRLPAREQEMGVIRNFLKEHICGKKAGSLYLSGAPGTGKTACLSRILQDFKKEVKGFKSILLNCMSLRSAQAVFPAIAQEIGREELCRPAGKDLMRKLEKHLTAEKGPMIVLVLDEMDQLDSKGQDVLYTLFEWPWLSNSRLVLIGIANTLDLTDRILPRLEARENCKPQLLNFPPYTRNQIAAILQDRLSQVSKDQVLDSAAIQFCARKVSAVSGDIRKALDVCRRAIEIVESDVRSQTVLKPLSECKSPSESPVPKRVGLAHISQVISEVDGNRVTLSQENTQDSLPLQQKILVCSLLLLTRRLKIKEVTLGKLYEAYSSICRKQQVTAVDQSECLSLSGLLESRGLVGLKKNKESRLTKVSLKIEEKEIEHVLNGKAFTGNILAAGLP; encoded by the exons ATGCCTCAAACCAGATCCCAGACACAAGCTACCATCGGTTTTCCGAAAAAGAAGCTATCTAATACCCTGAAGAAACCCAATTCCCGGGATTGTGAAGTAAAACTTAGAAACGTCCAGCCTGTACCCACCACTCCGTGTGTGGACGTAAAACTTCTGCCTCTCAGTCCCCGAAAACGTCTGG GCGATGACAACCTGTGCAACACTCCCCGGTTATCTCCCTGTTCTCCACCAAAGCTGGGCAAGAAAGAAAACGGACCCCCTCGCTCACATACGTGGAAGGGGTGCAGATTAGTATTCGATGATGAGCCGACATTTAAGGCTTCCCCCCCAAAAGAACAAGACAGAGTTCGCCAACACCAGATACGTTCCTCCTCCGCTCAAAGAAGTCCAGAGAGCAAAGCAGATCCTGAGCAGAAATGTCCGCCGGAGAAGGAGTCTGTGTGTATAAGACTGTTCAAGCAAGAAG GCACTTGCTATCAGCAAGCCAAGCTCGTCCTGAATACAGCTGTCCCGGATCGGCTGCCTGCCAGAGAGCAGGAGATGGGTGTCATCAGGAATTTTCTGAAGGAGCACATCTGTGGGAAGAAAGCTGGCAGTCTCTACCTTTCTGGCGCTCCTGGGACTGGAAAAACTGCCTGTTTAAGCCGGATTCTGCAAGACTTCAAG AAGGAAGTAAAAGGCTTTAAATCCATCCTGCTGAATTGCATGTCCCTGAGGAGTGCCCAGGCTGTGTTCCCAGCTATTGCTCAGGAGATTGGTCGGGAGGAGCTGTGCAGACCAGCTGGGAAGGACTTGATGAGAAAACTGGAAAAGCACTTGACAGCAGAGAAAGGCCCCATGAT CGTGTTGGTGTTGGACGAGATGGATCAGCTGGACAGCAAAGGGCAGGATGTATTATACACACTGTTTGAGTGGCCGTGGCTAAGCAACTCCCGATTGGTGCTCATTG GTATTGCTAATACCCTAGATCTCACGGACAGAATTCTGCCGAGACTTGAAGCTAGAGAAAACTGTAAGCCGCAGTTATTGAACTTCCCACCTTATACCAGGAATCAGATAGCTGCCATCTTGCAGGATCGACTTAGTCAG GTGTCAAAAGACCAGGTTCTGGACAGTGCTGCGATCCAGTTCTGTGCCCGCAAAGTGTCTGCTGTTTCAGGAGACATCCGTAAAGCGCTGGATGTTTGCAG gcgAGCTATAGAAATTGTGGAGTCGGATGTCAGGAGCCAGACAGTCCTCAAACCACTCTCCGAAT GTAAATCACCCAGCGAGTCGCCGGTCCCCAAGCGCGTTGGTCTTGCTCACATATCCCAAGTCATTTCGGAAGTTGATGGGAACAGGGTGACTTTGAGCCAAGAAAACACACAGGATTCCCTTCCTCTCCAGCAGAAGATCCTGGTTTGCTCTTTGCTGCTTTTGACCCGGCGGCTGAAAATCAAAGAGGTCACCCTGGGGAAG TTATATGAAGCCTACAGTAGCATCTGTCGCAAACAGCAGGTGACGGCCGTAGACCAGTCTGAGTGTTTGTCCCTTTCAGGACTCCTGGAGTCCAGGGGCCTTGTgggattaaagaaaaataaggagaGCCGCCTCACCAAG GTGTCTCTGAAGattgaagaaaaggaaatagagcATGTCCTGAACGGCAAAGCTTTCACCGGGAACATCCTCGCTGCTGGTCTGCCCTGA